AAAATGGACGAGGATTCTCCTCTGAAGCTTTTCTCGCAATCCGACTTTGAAGATGGCTCTGTTTCGGGCTCTGACTCTGCACCTCCTACGCCCTCACCTGCTCCTCGTCCGAATGGGCCTCAGCCGCAGCAGGTACTGGACGAACCTATGTTCGATGCACCCCAGATCCGCCCTAACCGCGAGCTTGAGATGGACGAAGCCACCGTGCCTTCGGTAGACCGTCCCAACGCCCAGTTTCGACCTGCTCCTGAGGCTGAAATGATAGACGTCCCCGTCCCCGCAAGCTCTGAGTCCCAGTTAAGAGAAGTCCCAGAGAACAAGGAAAGGGAGTGGTCCTCGCCCCCGGTGTCCCCTCCTGTAACCCGGCTTGGTCCTCCTCCCGACTTCGTTGAGGTCGAAAAGGTCCCCGTCCCCGTCAGCCCTGAGCCGGGTTTGGAAAAGTCGCGGGAGAACGTCGAGGAAGAGAGATCTTCCTCTTCGGTATCTCTTCCAGCCCAGGCCACTTCTACTCCAGAGGTTGTGGAGGTCGACAAGGTCACCGTTGCCGCAGCTCCTGAGCCGCAGGTGCCAAAGAAGCCCATCAGAATTAAGTTCGTTAAGAAGGCCGCGAATCCGCTGATGACCCCGGTTCGGCCGAAGAAAAAGACGGCAGCGATAGGGCCTGATGCTTCTCCCAGACCCGATGCAGACAGTCCTGACGTCTTGATTGTCCAGGCCCCTGACAACTGGAAGTCTACCGCAAAGGCGGACACTGGGTCGAAGCTCGTACTGCTACCAGTGAGCTCGCTCAAGTCAGTCTCCCAGCCAAGAACGGACCTTCCGCTGGATATTGCCGGATCTCGCAAGCCGAGCCCGCTGTCAAAGACAATCATCGAGCCTGAGCCAGACGTTAGCGAAAAGCCTGAGGGTAGATCGCCGTCTCCCATCGTCACTCGTGCGCCTGAGCCCCCTGCGCAATCTCAAAAGGAGACAACGACACCGACGACAACCACCGAGCCAGAATCTAAAGTACCCGGAGAGCCCAAGGACAGTTCGCCCTCTCCCACAATCCCTCAGATGCCTGAACCGCCTGTGCCTGGAACTGGCCTCCTCGCAACGCCTTCGACGATTCCTGGTCTCTCATGGCCAGCGCCGCCCCCGCCAATGCCCTCGGCGACGCCACAGACCCTCGTCCTTCGAGACCTGCCTCCAGAGCCCGAGAAGGTGGAACCCGAGTCCGACGACGACTCAGACAGCGAGGTAGAGTTCCTAGGAATTGACGAGTACATCCCGCCGCGCAAGGTCATGCCACTGCGTCGCCGTCGTTTGGCATTGGCTCTGGGGCCGGCTCCTACTCCCGAGGCCTCAACCTCCGAGGCTCCTCCCTCCCGATCGTCAACGCCAGAGTCCGAGGCCTTATCGGAGCTCCCTTCGGACTCGGACGACGACCAGGCAATGTCTGAGGACGAAGAACCTGCCCCTCGGAAAATCGCCCCGTTGCGTCGGCGTAGATTGGGAGACGAGGAAACGCAACGCGCTCAGGCACAAGAGCACGAGTTCCACAAGAAGAAGCTCCAGGAGGAACAAAAAGAGTTGGACGAGAAGGAAGCGAAGTCCCGGCTTCTGCCGCCACTTCCCATGGTGCCAGCCCCTTTCGTCGTTCGAACTACGCCTTTGAAGTTCAATCCCTTGCCTGCGCGCAATTCTTCGTCCGAGCCTAGTCCTGCGTCGAAGCTCAGTCCTGCGTTGCTTGCCGTCGCTCCTTCGCTTGCTGGACTCGTGGTAGTGATTGGATCCCCAGAGGTGGAGGACGAGCTGAAGAAATCTCTCGAACCGTTATGGGACCTCATCGATTCTGACCAGTTGAAGATGTACGGACCCAAAAGCCTCACGCAGCTGGCTATCAGAAGATGGGGCGAGCTCATGGAACACAAGCGGTACAACAGGGGACAGAGCATCTTCCGTAGTATGTTCGATGATCTCATTGACAAATGGGCCGAGTTGGTTGTGACGGAAACTTTCGTCGCTCACCTCATTGTACCTAATGATGACGAATCACAGGCTGAGATTATGGACCCATGGCTTCAGAAGATCAGAGAAGCCCGGAAGAAATGAACAATCTTGAGACGATATCAAGAAGTCAGCGAGATGTCGAGGACCGCAAGATTGAAGAAAAGGAACGAAAagaccaaaaaaaaaagtccgaAAATCACAAAACCCGAAAAAACAAACCACCCATACGCACGCGTACGACCTTACTTACGAAGTTTTTTGAGACGAGATCAAGAGAGCAGATAATGGAAGAGGAAGTTGAtgagagagaaaaagaaaaCACCAAAAAAAAGTCTCGAAATCACAAAACCCGAAAAAAAAACCACCCATCTACCTGTACCACGACCACATAGCACCAGAGAGACTGGAAGACGGAGAGCGACTGACGCGGTGTTTGATTACCGACGTACGAAGAGTTTGCTATGTTTGTTCGGATTACCTGTTTTTCACCTTTGTCCAGCCATTtgtaccaccaccaccgacaGCGCGATTCGCCTGACCTTCGCCTTCGTCGATAGCCCAAGCATCGTCCTCGAGAACCTCCCACTCCGGAACGGCAACCTCACTGATAAGCTTCTTCTTGAGCCTATCAGCAAGCTTCAGGGGGGTGGGAAGCTTGAAACCGCGAATGAATTCGGATCCCTCTGCGCTGCCAAGGAAAGCGTGAGCTGTGCCATGGGAATATCGTCCCATCCACGAGGGAGCTTTGCCGAGCTCTTCTTGATCAAGCGCATCGTGCTTCGCCCCGGGAGATGAAGTTGCAGGTGGATAGAGGCGACCAGTCTGGGTGCTGTGAAGTTGTTGGCCAATGAGCAAGTTGTACAAGTTGCGGCCCATATGACACACATCCTCGAACGAGTTACGATCTCCTACAAAGACGCCCTGAGTACTGCAGGCCCAAGCAATATCGTACGCCAGCAATGTCACGCCCTCCAGGACCAAGGAATGAGCAGCAGGGTCTTCCTTGGCCAGTATGGGTAAAGTCTTATCGACGAAGAGTGGCCGCGGGCGAGGCATATACTGCGGCTGGCTCTCGCGCTCTTCTGCAGAGAAGCTGGTAACGGGCGAGGTTCCAGGAAACGGCACTTCCCCATGCTGATACGACGAGGAAAGATTGAAGATGGTCGGGCGCGGATAGTCTCGATGCGGCAGTGTTATCTCTGCAGGGAGCCTAACCGAGAGGTAATGACTTGTCAAAGCCAGAATATGGGCGATGTTGGCGAGAGAGGTGGACAAGAGTTCTGGCGAAATAACTGTCAAGGTCAGTTTAAGTGTCACTCGCCAAGTTTGGAGTGCGATACTAACCATTCATAGATGAGAGATCGACGATGTCGACACCCCCGATCTTGTACTCGTACCGAGCAGATGATCCCTTCTTGATGCGACGAAGTCCATACAGCTTGGCGGCCTCCATGCACAAGAAAGATCGAGTCGACGACATCTGGTCCGCACTTCGGGTCCATTTATACTTGGCAACCGAGATGGAGCGTTCAGTCTCTTCCAGCTGTCTAGTTCTCCGAGCAGCTATGCCACTCGATGCAGATGCAAGGTCGGATTTGCGGCGAATGAGGGCGGCTTTGCGATCAGCAATCTCTTTTCTGGCAGCGGCAATTTCACCCTTGAGTTTCTCAGCTTGGGCGATGATCTGTTCGGTGCGATCTTCGGCCGATCTTTGAGAGGCACTCAGCGACTCGAGAACAACACTTCGACCAGGGCCATCATCTGCCTTGTCCTGAGCAAGCAGGTCGTTGATCTCCTTCTGAAGAGTCTCATTCTCCATCAGCGCCTGCAGATTCTTGATGCGACCCTCATAGCAGTGGTTGCGAGCATCGACGGCACAGAGAAAGGGAAGACGCTGAGCATTGTGAGGCCTACAGCATATGTCGCAATTCATTTTGGCGATTTTCTGGTCGACTCCAGGCAGGCGGCGACTCGAGATGTGATACGATGAGGCGCATGCACAGAGCGTTGTTCCCTCGGAATGACGTTTGGTATTTGAGTTTCCGGTAAGTGGATCTTGGAGAGAGAAACCCCCCAAGGCCCTGGAAGGAATCACCGACTTGATATATACGCCGACTCTCGGAAAGCAAGGTGCGTCGATCGGGGCGTTCAGACGACCTGTGAGTGGGAGGTCGCTTGGGTCGTCGGTCGAGTCACGGGAACGAGGTCGGGTGAGAGACAATGAATGGGCCAGAATGGGAAACACTCGACTGCCGTTGGTGTTGGCGCAAGCGGACTCCGACAGGCAGCAGGGGTGACCCCATGGGCCATGGCACCCTCCCCCATGTCCCTTTCCTGCGCCACACTTTCTTCCCTTGGCGCTTGCTTCCTTCTTAGCGCCACACTTTGAACTTTTGGCAGTCAGATTGCTAACGTCCCTTTGGCAGGCAGGAAACACCAACGGTACCGCTACAGGCGCCATTTGTCGTATTACCTCCCTGGAAGCGGTAGTAACACCCTGAGTTCCTGCCTCTCTCTACACCCGAAAATCAACAGCACTTTCAAGGCgcaccaaaaaaaaaagactccCATACACAACCAAAACCAAAAAAGAACAACAACCTTCACCATCGAATTTCTCAGCTTATCTTCTTCGTCCCTCAACTTCCTTGCACAACTTTTCAGGCCCATCAGCAAACATGGCCGACGCGGGAAACAACCAGCAAAAGGCTAAGTCCCTCCAGACTACGAAGACACCTGAGCCTCGTTTGGACCAGCAACTCGCCAACGGTCAGGACAACGGCAACAACACCCCCAGCACTCCGGGTGTCTTTCCGGCTTTTGACTGGGACGATTTCGAAGCCAGGTACGAGAAGGCTCTCGCCGATGCAGACGAGAAGGAGCGCGAGCTCTTGCTCGAATTCGACGGTCTTGTCAAGGTATGTACGATGCCCGCTTTTTTCCAACTTACAGTCATGGTGACCATCATGCTACAGTACTTCAACGTCTGGGCATCCACTTCCAGCGCCCATGACAATGAGCGCGCAGTCAAGCGCCTTCATACCAGACAGAGATTTGTCAATCTGGAGGAACAGAATATGGCTCAGAAGCAGGAACACAGTAAGTTCTCCTTCATCATTGTCTCGCTACCAAGTGCATCCGACTAACAGCTCATTTACAGTGACTGAGGTTCTCCGGGCCTTCCAAAGCGCCCTCGCCCTCTTAAGCAAGTCTTAAGTGCCTTCAAGGCTGGAGACAGGAGGAGCAATCACAATGTTTGATTATCTGTGCAAAATACTGCACAAAACACATGTTCGACTTCCCAAGCAGGAGCGCGCTGGTTCGCGTCCCCTTCCCACTTTCCCTGAGTGATGGTGGTGAAGCGGGCCCCACACGTGATCCAAGCTCCGGGCGCCCAACGCGCTGATCCTGCGGTCCTCCCATCCAAATATTCAACTTACCTACTTCCTTCTTACAATAATTTCCTTCTCTCAAATCTTCCTCCACCCAACTTCCTTCCTTCAACACCCATCTCCATCATATCTTCCCTCATTCAACCGCTTTCCCTACAAAACACCCacaccaaaaaaaaaaaaaccagtCAAGAAGCACCACATCAACCCACCAACCTCAAGCTTCCACCCAGGCTGGCTGGCCCAAATGATGCCATCGTTTGCTGCACCAAGCGTCAGCAATGTGAGTCCCTCATCGATACCTTCCAATTTTCATACTGACTCCCATCACAGAACGACTTGGTAGCATTCTTCGAGGCTCATTTCTCTGGTGCGGCAGTCCGCAATTTCCAAGCTGATTTTTTGAATCCAAATCATCAGCCGGACGCTGCAACCACCAATGCCTCAGTCGAAGAAGATGGCGACGTCTTCGAGGAAGAATACGATCTCGGCTACTATTACGATGGCGTCAAACGAACACTCACTGACGACCAAATCGCCATGTTTCGCCATTCTGAGCTCGAAACCATCAAGCGAGAGCAAGAGCGACGTTCAACGGCAGTACGCCAGGCAGGTGAGACTGGCGAGGATGGCACCCTTCGGGCTGCCGAGCCATCTCGCCCGCCGGGCAAAACTGCTaagaacaagaagaagaaacggGGGAAGGGCAAGGGCCAAGAGCCCAAGCCCGACCTCCGCAAACGCACATGGGATGTCGTCGAGTCGGGGCTTGACACCCTCGACTACGATTGACATTCCACCGCCATCAACGCCCGGGCTGGCTGCCTCTGGTCGGGGATCTGTATGCCATTGGTGTTCACTCCTAGACCTTCTGGTGCCGGAAAGAACCATGCGGTCATTGACCCATGGACCTTCTGGTACCAGAAAGAACTGGGGGTGTGCCACTTCTAGACCTTCTGGCGGCTGGAAAGAACCATTGGGTCAGTGACCCGTGGACCTTCCGGTCGTCGGAAAGAACTAGAGGTCGCCACTTTTTGTATACAGACACGATCATGCACTCCCAGCTTTTGCCACCACGCTGGGGATTTTCCCTACGCTCGCGCAACGTGCTGCAGTGCCTTGTGCACTCAGCACCGTTCTAACTGTCGCAGAAATTGGGGGCCTCACACACGCTCTCATATCTGCTTGACGACCTGAACGCTGACGTCGAGGCAAATGCCTCCGTCGGTTCGCGGGGCTTGATGTGCGGGAATCCACCAAAATCCACTGTCATTGAAGGTATGTTCATTTCTCTTTTCTCTTTACCCCAATACCCTGTATGCTATGATGAAAACCTTGTATCGTCATCCTTAGTCGGATCCATTGCCAGAGCTGACTACTGCCGGCCAATTCCGGCGCCTGAGTCGCACTGAGCTTGGACATGACGAGCAATAATCTTCTCTCTGACAGCATTCTCTCGCACTTCTTGGTCTTTGCAATTACTCAAGTCGAGGGACATCTGCTAACATTGGTTCCCAGGTCAATTGAATCAGGCATGTATTGCCTCGTGGCGGTATGGAAGAGGTGTTGGATGCCGGATGGCGACATAGGAAGAGGCATAAGATGCCATACAGGAAGATGAGAAGAGGCATAAAATGCCCACATTGGGATGGCAGAAGTGGCCTTTTGAGTCGTGTGGGAACAGGAAGTTGCACATGAAGGACGTGAGGATGAGACGATGTCTCAATGGAACAGAAAGGAATGGACGTCTTGGTCTTGCGGAGGAATGATTGATATGATACCCTTGTTTGCTACTGTCGGTCTGAAACGTTTGATGATTACCTTTGGTCATGGGAAAAGGAAATACAGAATGTCTGGAATTGCCAAACACGTTTGTCTTTCGAACAGTACTGTTGCCCTGAATTTGCTAAATTGACAACGATCCAATGATATATGCAACCAACCGTCTGTTTGATGTTCGAGTGAGATGTTCCTGAACCATCTACGAGCCCCAGTGAAGGAGAAGGTGATCTACTCCAAAGCACTGCCTTCCTTCATGAACAGCGACTGTCTGGAACCTTACTATGCGACCTCCCGTTGAGCGCATGACTGACTTCTTACAATCACTGTAGCCATCGCGCCGAAGGGACTCTAGTCAAGGTTCGTGACACAGGTCGAGACAGTTGGACGGCAGGGGCGTGCACGGATCACTTGGTCTTATCGGGCGGCCAGGACGATAAGCGGGAAGGCGCCTTTTCGGTCGACGACCAATCACGGCTCCAGACCGCTAAGCCTGATTTTAGACATCCCACCTTGATTTACTCCCTGCCCCGTtctcccaccaccaccacccgcTCCACGTCCAGCCAGGCTACCTCAGCCACGCCGAgacccctcctcctcgtcctgCCTCCGCCGCAAAATCCAACCTCACGCAACATCACCACACCGTCCCTGTCCAAACCTGCGTACGATCGTAGGCAAAAAAGTCGCCCAACATGGCGCGGGTCTACGCAGATGTCAACCAGAACATGCCCCGCAGCTACTGGGACTACGATTCAGTCAACATTAGTAGGTTTCCAAACTCGCGCTTCCTACCCTGTCTCTCTCGCCCAGAGATCGACTAGGTGTTTGCGACCTGCATTCGCCATACCTACTTACCATGTGTTGCCCAACTTTGCGGATTCACAGTTACTAACCTTTCAATCAACAGGCTGGGGGGTTCTCGAGAACTACGAGGTCGTTAGGAAAATTGGTACGTTTTGTGCTTCCGCCGAGGGTGGCCCCCGCGCCGCGCGCATGCGCCATACCGCCGCATACTCTGCGCGCACGAGTCGAACCGAAGAAAGCATATTTGGCTGATACAGGTCTTCAACAACAGGTCGCGGAAAATACTCCGAGGTCTTTGAGGGCATCAATGTCGTTAACTACCAGAAGTGCGTCATCAAGGTCTTGAAGCCTgttaagaagaagaagatcaAGCGTGAGATCAAGATCTTGCAAAACTTGGCGGGAGGACCCAATGTCGTGGCTCTTCTGGACGTGGTCAGGGACTCACAAGTAAGCGAATTCTGCCGTAAGATCATTCGCCAAGTCAGTGGGCTAATGATACATTTTCGAGTAGAGCAAGACGCCATCCCTCATCTTCGAGCATGTCAATAACACCGACTTCCGAAGCCTCTACCCCAAATTCAACGATCTTGATGTTCGCTACTACATCAATGAGCTACTGAAGGCTCTTGACTTCTGTCACAGCAAGGGCATCATGCACCGCGACGTCAAACCTCACAACGTTATGATCGATCATGAGAACAGAAAGGTACGTATCGCGCTTGGTGGAATACATCATGGTCTTGAAACTAATACTATGCCAGTTGCGACTCATTGACTGGGGTTTGGCCGAGTTTTACCACCAGGGAACTGAGTACAACGTGCGCGTGGCTTCCAGATACTTCAAGGGTCCCGAGTTGTTGGTCGATTTCCAGGAGTACGACTACAGCTTGGACATGTGGAGTCTGGGTGCCATGTTTGCCTCCATGATCTTCCGCAAGGAGCCGTTCTTCCATGGCAACTCTAACTCAGACCAACTTGTCAAGATTGCGAAGGTGCTCGGTACGGACGACCTCTTCGACTACCTCGACAAGTACGAGATCGAGCTCGATGCGCAGTATGACGACATCCTCGGCCGTTTCCAGAAGAAGCCCTGGCACTCTTTCGTCACCGCGGAAAACCAGCGCTTCGTCAGCAATGAAGCGATTGATTTCCTGGACAAGCTTCTTCGATACGACCATCAAGTATGTTGACATCATGCGAGGCGAGACTAGGCGAGAATGATGTACTGACATGCAAGCAGGAACGTCTTACTGCCAAGGAGGCCCAGGCACACCCTTACTTCAACCCTGTTCGGGACCCCGAGGTTTTCAAGCAGCACTTGGCCAACCAGACCGCCTCAGGTGTGAGCAGCAACTGAGTCTAAGTCGTCGGCCAGCTTGGTTTCGCAACTACTCACACCCCACGCGACAATTTGGATCTTCCCTCTGCACATAGACTGTACGCAAGAGGCATAACACTGCAGGCGGCGCAGGCGGTCACTCCGGGACTAGACCCTGCAACCGCAAGCCGGCCCGGGTTCTAGACTAAAGTCCCTTCTTCCAGGAGTGAACATGGCTCGGATCAACGGGACAAAGAAGCATGAAGCGGACCTTCCACCTCCCTCAGTCTCAATACATGGAATGATTATTCGAAATGACTTTTCAAGATGGGTACCTGTTCACGGGCGACGACACGAAAGGTGGTCTACACACATATTTTAGGCGTACAAACGTCGACCAAAGCAAGGAGCAGCGAGGACGAATGGAGAAATGTGGTGGAAGACAGGAAATTTGGCTTGCGTAAGGATCTGGGTTTCACCACACCGGGGATAAGGCGTTTGCGAGGTCCATGCCCCTTCCGTTCCAACTGCCCCTCGACATCCATGACTTTGCATAACGTGGTTTTCATGATTTTCTTTACAGAAGCTCTCTGGTATTCATCTGATGTAGCGACTAATGAGGAAGCTACTTGGCTTCCATGACCTCACCTTAAGGCCACAAGTGCCCCGCTATCTGCTGTTTCTATCTGCGCGTCCGAGAGAGGTTCCTCTGTGCTCCCATGACAAGACCTCGCTCTCCAAGTATGCTTTGATTCCTTGACCCTACAGGCAAGTGAAGCAGAAGTCTCTGTCGCATCGAAATCCATCCTCGCCACAGCGCCTCATATTCCCGCCGGGCGTTTGAACGAGTGAGCCTGACGGGCTGCCAAAGTGAACTCGCGTGGGCGTGGCAAACGCCCACGCCGCCTTACGCTTCTTGCCCCTAGCAGTCTCTGTGCCTGTGGTGGTCGCGCCTGCTGCACCCGTGTTCCCGCTCCCGGGAACGAGCGGGCTTCTCTGCTTCATGGGCGTCGTGATCTTGGTGTGCGGTCCGGCGAGGAGGTCCGAGGTGTAGGATGTGCGTCTACGTTCGGCCGATGAGCCGCCGCCCGAGGCCGCTGTGTGGG
The DNA window shown above is from Colletotrichum lupini chromosome 7, complete sequence and carries:
- a CDS encoding casein kinase II subunit alpha, translating into MARVYADVNQNMPRSYWDYDSVNISWGVLENYEVVRKIGRGKYSEVFEGINVVNYQKCVIKVLKPVKKKKIKREIKILQNLAGGPNVVALLDVVRDSQSKTPSLIFEHVNNTDFRSLYPKFNDLDVRYYINELLKALDFCHSKGIMHRDVKPHNVMIDHENRKLRLIDWGLAEFYHQGTEYNVRVASRYFKGPELLVDFQEYDYSLDMWSLGAMFASMIFRKEPFFHGNSNSDQLVKIAKVLGTDDLFDYLDKYEIELDAQYDDILGRFQKKPWHSFVTAENQRFVSNEAIDFLDKLLRYDHQERLTAKEAQAHPYFNPVRDPEVFKQHLANQTASGVSSN